The following proteins are encoded in a genomic region of Sorangiineae bacterium MSr12523:
- a CDS encoding tetratricopeptide repeat protein, with translation MKRPPSSSASLKRLGAKLAELQDERLLLDDSLERAREGFLGHESSHRRKGARVEAFSRWALVAALLVAALTGVAAHALWVSFARTAPHAVPAAAPSQPPLAFEVQPAKAAPGHPLQAGDWIAAPKTEALPIHFSDGTELVLAASSRARVVDVGSVGARVILERGETHARVVHGESSHWYFAAGPFEVHVTGTQFQVAWQPAEGTFTLELEEGSVVVTGCGLAHERAVRGGQSLRLVCDEEHMVATEQPVPRRTPASVPAPTTSQDVKKSVTPPKPAAPRMPEKMDNTQKDGALAPLASAPPSPAPTAPPPEWRIMFGADRFHEAYAAAHRAGWARLCEEGDVSDLAALADIARFTGHFDDAEQALMAIRRRFPTDERAAWAAFQLGRLCFDQRGLPRDAANWFTTAFRERPSGPLAREVLGRLMEARERAGEMDAAREAARRYMANYPSGPHADRALELLERR, from the coding sequence ATGAAGCGGCCGCCCTCTTCATCGGCCTCGCTCAAGCGCCTCGGGGCAAAGCTCGCCGAGCTGCAAGACGAGCGACTGCTCCTCGACGATTCGCTGGAGCGTGCGCGCGAAGGCTTCCTCGGGCACGAGTCCTCGCACCGCCGAAAAGGGGCGCGCGTGGAGGCCTTTTCCCGCTGGGCGCTGGTGGCCGCGCTGCTGGTGGCGGCGTTGACGGGCGTGGCGGCACATGCCCTTTGGGTGTCGTTCGCCCGAACCGCTCCGCACGCGGTGCCTGCGGCCGCGCCATCGCAGCCTCCCCTCGCCTTCGAAGTCCAACCTGCGAAGGCTGCGCCGGGCCATCCGCTGCAGGCGGGTGACTGGATCGCCGCGCCGAAGACGGAGGCGTTGCCCATTCATTTTTCGGACGGAACGGAGTTGGTGCTCGCGGCTTCATCCCGCGCGCGCGTGGTCGACGTGGGAAGCGTCGGCGCCCGCGTGATCCTGGAGCGCGGCGAGACGCACGCCCGCGTCGTTCATGGCGAGAGCAGCCATTGGTACTTTGCAGCGGGCCCGTTCGAGGTGCACGTGACGGGAACGCAGTTCCAAGTGGCATGGCAGCCTGCCGAGGGCACCTTCACCTTGGAACTCGAGGAGGGATCCGTCGTGGTGACCGGCTGCGGATTGGCCCACGAGCGCGCCGTCCGCGGTGGGCAGTCGCTGCGCCTCGTCTGCGACGAAGAGCACATGGTCGCCACCGAGCAGCCCGTTCCACGGCGCACGCCCGCATCCGTGCCAGCGCCGACGACGTCGCAGGACGTGAAGAAGAGCGTGACGCCGCCCAAACCGGCCGCGCCCCGCATGCCGGAAAAGATGGATAATACGCAAAAGGACGGGGCACTGGCTCCCCTCGCCTCGGCGCCGCCGTCACCTGCACCCACGGCACCGCCACCGGAGTGGCGGATCATGTTCGGTGCGGACCGCTTTCACGAGGCGTACGCCGCGGCCCATCGCGCGGGGTGGGCACGGCTTTGCGAGGAGGGCGACGTTTCGGATCTCGCGGCGCTGGCCGACATTGCGCGCTTCACCGGGCACTTCGACGATGCGGAGCAGGCCCTCATGGCCATCCGGCGTCGGTTTCCCACCGACGAACGGGCCGCGTGGGCAGCCTTCCAGCTCGGTCGATTGTGCTTCGATCAACGCGGCTTGCCGCGCGATGCCGCCAATTGGTTCACGACGGCCTTTCGCGAGCGCCCCTCGGGCCCGCTCGCGCGGGAAGTGTTGGGCCGCCTCATGGAGGCGCGCGAGCGAGCCGGCGAGATGGACGCGGCGCGCGAGGCCGCACGCCGCTACATGGCGAATTACCCGTCCGGGCCGCACGCGGATCGGGCCCTCGAGCTCCTCGAGCGCCGATGA
- a CDS encoding sigma-70 family RNA polymerase sigma factor, producing MRTSFADPQDSKSGRHAPASGFGPRIVSNEERMIAGLCAGDLDARARFFDLYAGDVRRILLRVLGSDVELADLVQEVFLRAMTGIERLDDPSTLRSWLTGIAVFTARECIRRRQRRRWLVFLPNENLPEPEPGTAGADSDASEALAATYRILGRMGVDERIAFTLRFIDGMELTQVAEACDTSVSTIKRRLAAAERRFLAHARQHPALAEWIRRGRWSEE from the coding sequence GTGCGCACCTCGTTCGCAGATCCTCAGGACTCCAAGTCGGGCCGGCACGCGCCGGCCTCCGGCTTCGGGCCGCGGATCGTGTCGAACGAGGAGCGCATGATTGCGGGGCTCTGCGCGGGCGATTTGGATGCCCGCGCCCGCTTCTTCGACCTGTACGCGGGGGACGTGCGGCGGATCCTGCTGCGCGTCCTCGGATCCGATGTCGAGCTCGCCGATCTCGTGCAGGAGGTCTTTCTGCGCGCCATGACCGGCATCGAGCGGCTCGACGATCCGTCGACCCTGCGGTCGTGGCTCACCGGGATCGCGGTCTTCACGGCACGCGAGTGCATTCGCCGGCGCCAACGACGGCGCTGGCTGGTGTTTCTGCCCAACGAGAACCTTCCCGAGCCCGAGCCAGGGACCGCGGGGGCCGATTCGGATGCCAGCGAAGCGCTCGCGGCCACGTACCGCATCCTCGGGCGGATGGGCGTCGACGAGCGCATCGCCTTCACCTTGCGCTTCATCGACGGGATGGAGCTCACGCAGGTGGCCGAGGCGTGCGACACGTCGGTGAGCACCATCAAGCGACGGCTGGCCGCGGCCGAACGACGTTTTCTGGCGCACGCGCGCCAACATCCCGCGCTCGCGGAGTGGATCCGCCGAGGCCGATGGAGCGAGGAATGA
- a CDS encoding PQQ-dependent sugar dehydrogenase, producing MKGILRTTFAPMAMLACVAAACSSNGDQPNNASSNQSNDGTAEKPPGGGPLPVGGYKFEPERRDVTPELVKGLRVPAGFAVSVFAKDLGNPRMLAVADDGTLYVTRRKQGDVVALSDRDGDGLAEAPKVVLSGIEWINGITIRDNRVYVAPPKQVLVADRAQDGSLGTPKVLLDGLPDGGQHPNRTLAFGPDGSLYVTVGSTCNTCVEPNEESATVLVASADGSKRSIFARGLRNTIGFDWHPETGELWGMDHGSDFRGDDQPPEELNGLQSGADYGWPYCYGDRQVDAYTTGEPQGTTKDAYCAKTQPPVLTYQAHAAPLGLVFYERDLFPADYRGDAFVTLRGSWNRGTASGYKVVRIRFAKGQPTAFEDFLTGFLIEDGRAMFGRPAGVAIDRQGALLFADDTNGVIYRVTYTHP from the coding sequence ATGAAGGGTATCCTTCGCACGACATTCGCGCCGATGGCCATGCTGGCATGCGTCGCAGCGGCCTGCAGCTCGAATGGCGATCAGCCGAACAACGCATCATCGAACCAATCGAACGACGGTACGGCCGAGAAGCCACCTGGAGGGGGCCCCCTCCCCGTTGGCGGCTACAAATTCGAACCCGAGCGGCGCGACGTCACCCCCGAGCTGGTCAAAGGCCTTCGGGTACCTGCCGGCTTCGCGGTGAGCGTCTTCGCGAAAGATCTGGGCAATCCGCGCATGCTCGCGGTGGCCGACGACGGAACGCTCTATGTCACACGGCGCAAACAAGGCGACGTGGTCGCGCTTTCCGACCGCGATGGAGACGGCCTCGCAGAGGCTCCCAAGGTCGTTTTATCGGGTATCGAGTGGATCAATGGCATTACCATTCGAGACAATCGCGTCTACGTGGCACCGCCGAAGCAGGTCCTCGTCGCGGATCGCGCGCAGGACGGCTCGTTGGGAACGCCGAAGGTGCTCCTCGACGGCCTGCCCGATGGCGGGCAGCACCCCAATCGGACCTTGGCCTTCGGCCCCGACGGCTCGCTCTACGTCACGGTCGGATCCACGTGCAACACCTGCGTCGAGCCCAACGAAGAATCGGCCACCGTGCTCGTGGCATCGGCCGACGGATCGAAGCGATCCATCTTTGCCCGGGGCTTGCGCAACACCATCGGATTCGATTGGCATCCGGAAACGGGAGAGCTCTGGGGCATGGATCATGGGTCGGATTTTCGCGGCGATGATCAACCGCCCGAGGAGCTCAATGGACTCCAATCGGGCGCCGATTATGGCTGGCCCTACTGCTACGGCGATCGGCAGGTGGATGCCTACACCACGGGCGAACCGCAGGGCACGACCAAGGACGCGTACTGTGCGAAAACCCAGCCGCCGGTTCTCACCTACCAGGCGCACGCGGCACCGCTCGGGCTCGTCTTTTACGAGCGCGATCTTTTTCCGGCGGACTACCGCGGCGATGCCTTCGTGACCCTGCGCGGCTCGTGGAATCGAGGCACGGCCTCGGGCTACAAGGTGGTGCGCATTCGGTTTGCAAAAGGCCAGCCCACCGCGTTCGAGGACTTCCTCACCGGCTTCTTGATCGAGGATGGGCGTGCGATGTTCGGGCGGCCTGCCGGCGTCGCCATCGATCGCCAAGGGGCCCTTCTGTTCGCGGACGACACCAACGGTGTGATTTACCGCGTTACCTACACGCACCCCTGA
- a CDS encoding carboxylesterase family protein, whose amino-acid sequence MMRYSKHYFVFALGFAAACGAFVGCDDDDAGGSPPPPKADAASDVTSSDVTVAADVGPVVGTVQPTGVRAFLGIPYAAAPVGARRWKAPAEARWSEPRAAKAFGPRCFGVSLLDSNAVRTGASEDCLSLNIWAPPGGSGPKAVVFWIHGGGLVDGTGADYDGAALAHAGDVVVVSINYRLGALGSLALSSSDGGGNLSLLDQQFALQWVHRNIVAFGGDPSRVTLAGESAGGQFACTHAAMPSSQGLFSALLTESSSCDGTRTPDQAAAAANALAKSWGCAENDAGSDAGAPLDEACLRALPPETIVRGNQAIGVLPIVDGQLLPETPRAAMAAGRFAKVPVLAGFNANEGFFFTDGQMGALPLSTPSDYTTALGMAFGPLGPMVEKEYPLSSYGSDPRTAMAAVMGDASAECPTRKLIASSTAPVFAYLFSHATKLASPKPVQAMHTIELPYVWGTPLPWTWWQEERPGVPTTDKELELAARVKRHWANFIKAHDPSDSTSAAWPAWSSASPNAMVFSEDPSVAPLPVNAHCAFWESLYGG is encoded by the coding sequence ATGATGCGCTACTCGAAACACTATTTCGTTTTCGCCCTTGGTTTCGCTGCGGCGTGTGGCGCCTTCGTGGGGTGCGACGATGACGATGCAGGAGGCTCGCCTCCGCCGCCGAAGGCCGACGCCGCGTCCGATGTGACGTCTTCCGACGTCACGGTGGCCGCGGACGTGGGGCCCGTGGTTGGGACCGTACAACCGACCGGCGTGCGCGCGTTCCTGGGGATCCCGTATGCTGCGGCCCCCGTGGGGGCGCGGCGATGGAAGGCGCCCGCGGAAGCGCGTTGGAGCGAGCCGCGCGCCGCGAAAGCCTTTGGGCCGCGGTGCTTCGGCGTCTCGCTGCTCGATTCGAACGCGGTCCGTACGGGCGCCTCCGAGGACTGCCTCTCGTTGAACATTTGGGCGCCGCCGGGCGGCTCTGGGCCGAAGGCGGTGGTCTTTTGGATTCACGGGGGCGGACTCGTCGATGGCACCGGCGCCGATTACGATGGCGCCGCGCTCGCCCATGCGGGGGACGTGGTCGTCGTTTCGATCAATTATCGCCTCGGGGCCTTGGGTTCTCTGGCCCTTTCCTCCTCCGATGGCGGTGGCAACCTGTCCTTGCTGGACCAGCAATTCGCGCTGCAGTGGGTCCACCGCAACATTGTAGCGTTCGGCGGCGATCCCTCGAGGGTGACGCTCGCGGGCGAGTCGGCCGGCGGGCAGTTCGCCTGCACCCACGCCGCCATGCCCAGCTCCCAAGGACTCTTCTCCGCGCTGCTGACGGAGAGCTCGAGCTGCGATGGAACGCGCACGCCGGACCAGGCGGCTGCGGCGGCGAATGCGCTGGCCAAGTCCTGGGGCTGCGCGGAAAATGACGCCGGAAGCGACGCCGGCGCGCCCCTCGACGAGGCGTGCTTGCGCGCCCTCCCGCCGGAGACCATCGTCCGCGGCAATCAGGCCATCGGCGTGCTGCCCATCGTCGATGGCCAGCTCCTCCCCGAAACCCCACGGGCGGCCATGGCGGCGGGTCGCTTTGCGAAGGTCCCCGTTTTGGCAGGCTTCAATGCGAACGAGGGCTTCTTCTTCACCGACGGCCAGATGGGCGCCCTGCCGCTCTCCACACCGTCCGATTACACGACCGCACTGGGCATGGCCTTCGGCCCCCTCGGCCCGATGGTGGAGAAGGAATACCCGCTATCGTCGTACGGCAGCGATCCTCGCACCGCCATGGCCGCCGTCATGGGCGATGCTTCCGCCGAATGCCCGACGCGCAAGCTGATCGCCTCGAGCACAGCGCCGGTCTTCGCATACCTGTTTTCGCACGCCACCAAGCTGGCCAGCCCCAAGCCCGTCCAGGCGATGCACACCATCGAGCTGCCTTACGTCTGGGGAACACCGTTGCCATGGACGTGGTGGCAAGAAGAGCGCCCCGGCGTTCCGACCACGGACAAGGAGCTCGAACTCGCCGCGCGGGTCAAACGGCATTGGGCGAATTTCATCAAGGCGCACGATCCTTCGGACTCGACCAGCGCCGCCTGGCCGGCATGGTCTTCGGCATCGCCGAATGCGATGGTCTTCTCCGAAGATCCCTCCGTCGCGCCGCTGCCCGTCAATGCCCATTGCGCATTCTGGGAAAGCCTTTACGGCGGCTGA
- a CDS encoding HAD-IIIC family phosphatase: MTTDVVIGAAEETKARKDEKKNVKCVIWDLDNTVWDGILLEDTHVRVREDAVRAIRALDERGILHSIASRNDPEVAMAKLRELGLEEYFLYPQIHWGNKSASVQAIAKALNFGIDAIAFVDDQPFERDEVSFAHPQVRCIDAADVARLADLPEMNPRFITDDSRVRRQMYQADIQRKLVEDAHQGSPDEFLASLGMQFVIARAQEEDLKRAEELTVRTNQLNATGYTYSYDELAAFRQSPNHDLLIAGLNDKYGTYGKIGLALVEKGPEVWTLKLLLMSCRVMSRGVGTVLLNHIIHRARDAGARLRAEFVATDRNRQMYITYKFAGFREVEREGSKSILENDFSNVQKFPTYIEIDIQS; this comes from the coding sequence ATGACGACCGACGTGGTCATTGGCGCGGCCGAGGAAACGAAAGCGCGCAAAGACGAAAAGAAGAACGTAAAGTGCGTCATTTGGGATCTGGACAACACCGTTTGGGACGGCATCCTCCTCGAAGATACGCACGTTCGGGTGCGCGAGGACGCGGTGCGGGCAATTCGCGCCTTGGATGAACGCGGCATTCTGCACTCCATCGCCAGCCGCAACGATCCCGAGGTGGCGATGGCCAAACTGCGCGAGCTCGGCCTCGAGGAGTACTTCCTGTATCCGCAGATCCACTGGGGAAACAAGTCCGCCTCGGTGCAAGCCATCGCCAAGGCATTGAACTTCGGAATCGATGCCATCGCCTTCGTCGACGACCAACCCTTCGAACGCGACGAGGTCAGCTTCGCCCACCCGCAGGTCCGCTGCATCGATGCAGCGGACGTGGCCCGGCTGGCGGATTTGCCGGAGATGAATCCTCGTTTCATCACGGACGACTCGCGGGTGCGCCGTCAGATGTACCAAGCGGACATTCAGCGAAAGCTCGTGGAGGATGCCCACCAAGGCAGCCCGGACGAGTTTCTCGCATCCCTGGGCATGCAATTCGTCATTGCGCGTGCCCAAGAGGAAGATCTGAAACGGGCCGAAGAGCTCACCGTCCGCACCAACCAGCTCAATGCAACGGGCTACACCTATTCGTACGACGAGCTGGCGGCGTTCCGCCAATCGCCAAATCATGATTTACTGATTGCGGGATTGAACGACAAATATGGCACTTACGGGAAGATTGGCCTCGCGCTGGTCGAAAAAGGCCCCGAGGTGTGGACGCTCAAGCTGCTTTTGATGTCCTGCCGGGTGATGTCTCGGGGCGTGGGCACGGTGCTGTTGAACCACATCATCCACCGTGCCCGTGACGCCGGCGCACGCCTCCGCGCCGAGTTCGTCGCAACGGACCGCAACCGGCAGATGTACATTACATACAAATTTGCCGGCTTTCGCGAGGTGGAGCGCGAGGGGAGCAAATCCATCCTGGAAAACGACTTTTCCAACGTTCAGAAATTCCCAACCTACATCGAAATCGATATCCAATCATGA
- a CDS encoding acyl-CoA dehydrogenase family protein, whose protein sequence is MTLSLAPAHEAARAEFRTFVDEHVVPHAGAWHRAQSTPPEIIGRLAERGYLGISIPANFGGGGKDAVTLGLLAAELGRGCSSLRSLLTVHTMVAQAILRWGSRAQKETWLPQLASGARIGALALSEPGVGSDAKSVTTAIEPDGGDLVVDGHKSWITYGHVANLFLVFGRTAEGPTAVLIERERPGLRTDPILDLIGIRASMTASVRLEGCRVPEGNIVGRRGLGISQVASLALDLGRYTVAWGSVGIQRACVEACVAYTGRREQFGVPIKEHQLVRQMVTNMFTDLHASELLCMEAGRLRDVKDPSALAATSMAKYFASTAAVRAANDALQLHGANGAAGDYPLQRYLGDAKIMEIIEGSSQIQQITIAEYAYQEHARSPGIPSGTDSWRKS, encoded by the coding sequence ATGACGCTTTCCCTGGCCCCCGCGCACGAGGCGGCGCGTGCCGAGTTTCGCACCTTCGTGGACGAACACGTGGTGCCCCATGCTGGCGCCTGGCATCGCGCGCAATCGACGCCCCCCGAGATCATCGGGCGCCTTGCGGAGCGTGGATACTTGGGAATCTCCATTCCCGCGAACTTCGGCGGCGGAGGCAAGGACGCGGTAACCCTCGGCCTTTTGGCCGCCGAGCTGGGGCGCGGGTGTTCGTCCCTTCGCAGCCTTTTGACCGTGCACACCATGGTGGCGCAGGCCATTTTGCGCTGGGGAAGCCGCGCCCAGAAGGAAACCTGGCTTCCCCAACTCGCCTCGGGAGCGCGCATCGGCGCGCTCGCCCTTTCGGAACCCGGTGTCGGAAGCGATGCCAAGAGCGTCACGACCGCCATCGAGCCGGACGGCGGCGATCTCGTCGTCGATGGCCACAAGTCGTGGATCACGTACGGACACGTGGCCAATCTCTTTCTCGTGTTCGGGCGCACCGCCGAAGGCCCCACCGCCGTGCTGATCGAACGCGAACGGCCGGGGCTGCGCACCGACCCCATCCTGGATCTCATCGGCATCCGCGCATCCATGACCGCGAGCGTGCGGCTCGAAGGCTGCCGCGTGCCCGAGGGAAACATCGTCGGCCGGCGCGGGCTCGGCATCTCCCAGGTGGCCTCGCTGGCGCTCGACTTGGGTCGCTACACCGTGGCCTGGGGCAGCGTGGGCATCCAGCGGGCGTGCGTCGAAGCCTGCGTCGCGTACACCGGCCGGCGCGAACAGTTCGGCGTGCCGATCAAGGAGCATCAACTCGTCCGCCAAATGGTGACGAACATGTTCACCGATCTGCATGCCTCCGAGTTGCTCTGCATGGAGGCCGGCCGGCTGCGCGACGTCAAAGATCCCAGCGCACTCGCCGCCACGTCCATGGCGAAGTATTTCGCATCCACGGCGGCCGTGCGCGCGGCCAACGACGCGCTGCAGCTCCATGGTGCCAATGGCGCGGCCGGCGACTATCCACTGCAGCGCTACTTGGGTGATGCGAAGATCATGGAAATCATCGAAGGAAGCTCCCAAATTCAGCAAATCACCATCGCCGAGTATGCCTATCAAGAGCACGCTCGAAGCCCTGGAATTCCCAGCGGAACGGATTCGTGGAGGAAATCATGA
- a CDS encoding acyl carrier protein produces MTPEDSKSKIRHYLTKFFPGHELSDEDDIFSLGFVNSMFAIQLVNFVEHEFGIEIENEDMELDNFRSVRALVALVHKKKAA; encoded by the coding sequence ATGACGCCGGAAGACAGCAAGAGCAAGATTCGCCATTACCTGACCAAATTCTTCCCCGGGCACGAGCTCTCGGACGAGGACGATATTTTCAGTTTGGGATTCGTCAATTCGATGTTTGCCATTCAGCTCGTCAACTTCGTCGAACACGAATTCGGCATCGAAATCGAGAACGAGGACATGGAGCTCGACAATTTCCGCTCGGTTCGTGCCCTGGTGGCCTTGGTGCACAAGAAGAAGGCGGCATGA
- a CDS encoding 3-hydroxyacyl-CoA dehydrogenase NAD-binding domain-containing protein — protein sequence MDSTLELEFTSVGVVGAGVMGVGVAQDLAQTGHHVVLVDISDQVLERARKEIRNGVRAFALFGKAERKIDVKEVLERITFTTDYARLANVDFVIENVTEKWPIKKEVYERIDPICRPEVVFAVDTSAISITRVGSVTKRPAQVLGMHFMNPVPLKPMVEVIRGFHTTEGTIDTGKRLLAEMNKSAVVVEDVPGFVSNRVLMLTINEAVFLVQDRVASAADVDKIFKGCFEHKMGPLETADLIGLDTILYSIEVLYESFNDDKYRPCPLLKKMVDAGLHGRKSGRGFYDYS from the coding sequence ATGGACTCGACACTCGAATTGGAATTCACCTCCGTCGGCGTCGTGGGCGCGGGCGTCATGGGGGTCGGCGTCGCGCAAGACCTCGCACAAACCGGCCATCACGTGGTGCTGGTCGACATTTCCGATCAGGTGCTCGAACGCGCCCGAAAGGAAATACGCAACGGCGTGCGCGCGTTCGCGCTATTTGGCAAAGCCGAGCGAAAAATCGACGTCAAAGAAGTGCTGGAGCGCATCACCTTCACGACCGATTACGCGCGCCTGGCGAATGTCGATTTCGTCATCGAAAATGTGACGGAAAAGTGGCCCATCAAAAAAGAGGTCTACGAGCGCATCGACCCCATTTGCCGGCCGGAAGTGGTCTTTGCCGTCGATACCTCGGCCATCTCCATCACGCGCGTCGGATCGGTCACCAAGCGCCCGGCGCAGGTGCTGGGTATGCATTTCATGAATCCGGTGCCCCTCAAGCCCATGGTCGAGGTCATTCGTGGCTTTCATACGACCGAAGGGACCATCGACACGGGCAAACGACTGCTCGCCGAGATGAACAAGTCCGCGGTGGTCGTCGAGGACGTACCTGGATTCGTCTCCAACCGCGTCCTCATGCTCACCATCAACGAGGCCGTCTTTCTCGTGCAAGATCGCGTGGCCAGCGCCGCCGACGTGGACAAGATCTTCAAGGGTTGCTTCGAGCACAAAATGGGGCCACTGGAGACGGCGGATCTCATCGGGCTCGATACCATTCTTTATTCGATCGAAGTCCTCTACGAGAGCTTCAACGACGACAAATACCGCCCCTGCCCTTTGCTCAAAAAGATGGTGGACGCGGGCCTCCACGGCCGCAAATCGGGCCGCGGCTTTTACGACTACTCCTGA
- a CDS encoding FkbM family methyltransferase, whose protein sequence is MTTSSESFHLSSDVQLALLAAPNATDLNTGLDGIRQQLAGAPQPDPLIRIHSAGPGARGHRGALLFDRAKGAVVARESSAQLAASGAIAFMFPGLGDHYLGMGLELHRTLPVFREHFDRCAELLQPELGVDIRTVIHAASSQPTPAPRGGVDLRRMLSRDQREASPEEKRLNETRHAQPALFVIEYALAKQWQAWGVTPASMIGYSVGEYVAACLAGVLSLEDSLTLVARRAQLIETLPAGAMMAIMLSERELVPLLGEHLSLSAVNGPEFCVASGPPEAVDALHIKLRERGVASRRVQSSHAFHSKMMEPIADRMTRLAEGFRRNPPQIPYVSNVTGKPITAAEATDPAYWAKHLCRPVRFADGLEALDARTLLEVGPGQTLSSLVKPGSQRTVIPSMRHAFDPKPDMAVLLGAVSRLWLSGSSVEWERFPEAPLAVSPAAEVAHTTKDESGPRPLSTKTEKELAAIWQTLLKCSVSTADAHFFKLGGNSLVATRLLDRLSRGMRVKLPLRRIYEAPTLEEMAAVIDAQRNPGAAPGPAARPATQAARTPETPLFRLPNGLEVAHQNEAETLHFYDDIFAHRSYVKHGIVIPDGGCVFDVGGNIGLFTVFAHTEAKNVRIFTFEPAPPLFEIIQRNVARHGIRATVFNVGLSNQERQAPFTFYPHSAGMSSFHPDEAEERQNLKTIMENQRRTGDAKVDQIGAHTEELLDVRFSAVHFTAKLRRLSDVIREQKIERIDLMKVDVQKCELEVIEGIDDADWPKFSQIVLEAHDADGRVGKLVELFERRGFSVKAEQDELYVGTNIFNIYAIRKGQ, encoded by the coding sequence ATGACCACTTCTTCGGAATCGTTTCACCTCTCCAGCGATGTGCAGCTCGCGCTGCTCGCAGCCCCCAATGCCACGGACTTGAACACCGGCCTCGATGGCATCCGCCAGCAGCTCGCCGGCGCACCGCAACCCGATCCTCTGATTCGGATTCACTCCGCGGGACCGGGGGCGCGCGGACATCGGGGCGCGTTGCTCTTCGATCGCGCCAAAGGGGCCGTGGTCGCACGCGAATCCTCCGCGCAGCTGGCCGCATCGGGCGCGATTGCGTTCATGTTCCCCGGTCTCGGGGATCACTACCTGGGCATGGGGCTCGAGCTCCATCGGACCTTGCCGGTGTTCCGCGAGCACTTCGACCGGTGCGCCGAGCTGCTGCAGCCGGAGCTGGGCGTCGACATTCGCACGGTGATTCACGCGGCCTCGAGCCAGCCCACCCCGGCGCCGCGCGGCGGTGTCGACCTGCGCCGGATGCTCTCGCGCGACCAGCGGGAGGCAAGCCCCGAGGAAAAACGGCTCAATGAAACAAGGCATGCCCAACCCGCGCTCTTCGTCATCGAGTATGCCCTGGCGAAGCAGTGGCAGGCGTGGGGTGTGACCCCGGCGTCGATGATTGGCTACAGCGTCGGTGAGTACGTGGCCGCGTGCCTCGCGGGCGTGCTCTCCCTCGAAGATTCACTGACCTTGGTGGCACGCCGGGCGCAATTGATCGAGACGCTGCCCGCCGGCGCGATGATGGCCATCATGCTCTCGGAACGAGAGCTCGTGCCTCTGCTCGGGGAGCACCTCTCGCTCTCGGCCGTCAATGGCCCCGAGTTCTGCGTGGCCTCGGGCCCGCCCGAGGCGGTGGATGCGCTTCACATCAAGCTCCGCGAACGCGGCGTCGCCTCCCGGCGCGTGCAATCGTCGCATGCATTCCACTCGAAGATGATGGAACCCATCGCCGATCGCATGACCCGCCTCGCGGAGGGCTTTCGCCGCAACCCGCCGCAGATCCCGTACGTCTCGAACGTCACGGGAAAGCCAATCACCGCGGCGGAGGCCACCGATCCGGCCTATTGGGCCAAGCACCTTTGCCGCCCGGTGCGTTTCGCCGACGGACTCGAGGCGCTCGATGCCCGCACGCTGCTCGAAGTCGGGCCCGGCCAGACCTTGAGCAGTTTGGTGAAGCCCGGCTCCCAGCGCACCGTCATCCCGTCGATGCGCCACGCCTTCGATCCCAAGCCGGACATGGCCGTCTTGCTGGGCGCCGTCAGCCGGCTTTGGCTCAGCGGATCGAGCGTCGAGTGGGAACGCTTCCCGGAGGCTCCCCTCGCCGTTTCGCCCGCCGCGGAGGTCGCGCACACCACGAAGGACGAGAGCGGCCCGCGCCCGCTTTCCACCAAGACGGAGAAGGAGCTCGCCGCCATCTGGCAAACCCTTTTGAAGTGCAGCGTGAGCACCGCCGATGCCCACTTCTTCAAGCTGGGTGGCAACTCGCTCGTCGCGACGCGGCTTCTCGACCGGCTGTCGCGCGGCATGCGCGTGAAGCTGCCGCTGCGCCGCATTTACGAAGCCCCCACCCTCGAAGAAATGGCGGCCGTCATCGATGCGCAGCGCAATCCCGGAGCGGCTCCGGGGCCCGCCGCGCGGCCTGCGACGCAAGCGGCCCGCACGCCCGAGACGCCGCTTTTCCGTCTACCGAATGGCCTCGAAGTTGCGCACCAGAACGAGGCGGAGACGCTCCACTTCTACGACGACATCTTCGCGCATCGCTCCTATGTCAAACACGGCATCGTGATTCCCGACGGCGGCTGCGTGTTCGATGTGGGCGGCAACATCGGCCTTTTTACCGTGTTTGCACACACCGAGGCGAAGAACGTCCGCATCTTCACCTTCGAGCCGGCGCCTCCGCTTTTCGAGATCATCCAGCGCAACGTGGCCCGACACGGCATTCGCGCCACCGTCTTCAACGTGGGATTGTCCAACCAAGAGCGCCAGGCGCCCTTTACCTTTTATCCGCATAGCGCGGGCATGTCGTCCTTTCACCCGGACGAAGCCGAGGAGCGCCAAAACCTCAAAACGATCATGGAAAATCAGCGTCGCACGGGCGACGCCAAAGTGGACCAAATTGGCGCACACACCGAGGAACTCCTCGACGTGCGCTTCTCGGCCGTCCACTTCACCGCCAAGCTGCGCCGCCTGAGCGACGTGATCCGCGAGCAAAAGATCGAGCGCATCGATCTGATGAAGGTGGACGTCCAGAAGTGCGAACTCGAGGTCATCGAGGGCATCGACGACGCCGACTGGCCCAAATTCTCGCAGATTGTCCTGGAGGCCCACGATGCGGACGGGCGCGTGGGCAAACTCGTGGAGCTCTTCGAGCGCCGCGGCTTCTCCGTGAAGGCCGAGCAGGACGAACTTTACGTGGGCACCAACATTTTCAACATTTACGCCATTCGCAAAGGACAATGA